A genomic segment from Gemmatimonadota bacterium encodes:
- a CDS encoding beta-lactamase family protein: MILKESRGVWPLLCLLMATVAVDAQEPLPRVAPEAVGLAAPRLDQVTDLLEEFVAAQRIAGAVVAVARRGRLAYLESVGVQDLETGAPMTERSLFRIYSMTKAVTAIAAMILLEEGRFDLSDPVSDFLPQFGEVVVLKEDGSTRAPSRPIRVEDLFLHTAGLSHRSSREYREAGVRSRAITLPEFVDNIVRVPLRDDPGIRFRYSASPTVLGRLVEIWSGQPFDVFLEERVFEPLGMVDTRFWVTPEQRGRFTAVYASSEGTPLSPHRIEEVPFTESPALLEGAVGLVSTVPDFLRLAQMLLSGGTLDGVRILRESTVARMTRNGLSESILATRRGGSGWALANVSIVVDAEAAEEGAHAGEYRWDGSAGTEFWVDPSTETIVVTMWQSSPANPGRLRQRIRALVRQAIQDEASDGS, translated from the coding sequence GTGATACTGAAGGAAAGCCGAGGCGTGTGGCCGTTGCTGTGCCTCTTGATGGCGACTGTGGCTGTCGACGCCCAAGAGCCGCTCCCGCGCGTGGCCCCCGAAGCCGTCGGTCTCGCCGCGCCACGGCTCGATCAAGTGACCGATCTACTCGAGGAATTCGTCGCCGCACAGCGGATCGCCGGAGCAGTAGTAGCCGTCGCGCGGCGGGGTCGGCTCGCGTACCTGGAGTCGGTCGGCGTTCAGGACCTCGAGACCGGTGCCCCGATGACGGAGCGGTCTCTCTTTCGTATCTACTCGATGACCAAGGCGGTGACGGCGATCGCCGCGATGATCCTCCTCGAGGAGGGGCGGTTCGATCTCTCCGACCCGGTGTCGGACTTCCTGCCACAGTTCGGCGAGGTCGTCGTGCTGAAAGAAGATGGGTCGACCCGCGCTCCCTCTCGTCCGATCAGGGTCGAGGATCTGTTCCTGCACACAGCCGGCCTGAGTCATCGCTCTTCCAGGGAGTACCGGGAAGCCGGTGTACGCTCCCGCGCCATCACGCTTCCTGAGTTCGTCGACAACATCGTGCGGGTGCCATTGAGGGACGATCCCGGTATCCGCTTCCGCTACAGCGCCTCTCCGACGGTGCTGGGACGTCTCGTCGAGATTTGGTCTGGGCAGCCGTTCGACGTCTTCCTCGAAGAGCGTGTCTTCGAGCCCCTGGGCATGGTCGACACGCGCTTCTGGGTCACGCCCGAGCAGCGCGGCAGGTTCACCGCCGTCTACGCGTCCTCCGAGGGTACGCCCCTGAGCCCGCATCGCATCGAGGAGGTCCCGTTCACCGAGTCGCCCGCGCTGCTCGAGGGAGCTGTCGGCCTAGTCTCGACCGTGCCGGACTTCCTGCGCTTGGCGCAGATGCTTCTGAGCGGCGGAACGCTGGACGGTGTGCGCATTCTCCGTGAGTCCACAGTGGCACGCATGACCCGGAACGGATTGAGCGAATCGATCCTGGCGACTCGCCGGGGCGGCTCGGGCTGGGCGCTCGCCAACGTGAGCATCGTCGTCGATGCCGAGGCGGCCGAAGAGGGCGCACACGCCGGCGAGTACCGCTGGGACGGGAGCGCCGGAACCGAGTTTTGGGTCGATCCCAGTACCGAGACGATCGTGGTCACGATGTGGCAGAGCTCGCCGGCGAACCCGGGAAGGTTGAGGCAACGGATTCGGGCGTTGGTCCGCCAGGCGATTCAGGACGAGGCTTCCGATGGTTCGTAA
- the thrA gene encoding bifunctional aspartate kinase/homoserine dehydrogenase I: MTPLHVLKFGGTSLASAERIGRVGQIVTRANEDARVVVVVSAVGGVTNDLTDASALAAQGDEAYLAVLDRVIASHDELLASLVAEQDRERVQAAYRAWAEELEDRLHGISLVRECTARTLDAVLAFGELVSSALLAATLRKSGMDAEACDARALIVTDDAFGSARVDREATAERVRGHFAATDTMQVVTGFIASSPDGETTTLGRGGSDYTAALLGADLSADRLEIWTDVDGVMSADPRLVPQAFPLAELSYEELMELSHFGAKVVFPPSVHPARERRIPLVIRNTFNVEFDGTHVGEDAAAATAGPVRGISSINDVALLRLEGDGMVGVPGVAARLFQALARDEISVILISQASSEHSICFAVSPASVARARKSVEDEFSLERTVGIIEDLIVEEDLSIIAAVGEAMRDTPGIAGRLFSVLGECGVNVHAIAQGSSELNISVVVAKSDEVRALQALHDAFFQPRASTARVFLAGVGNVGAALLTQIEEMADRCDKRGGTVLRLVGVASSRRGLLDGSGVPIADWQRQLEGSDRPADAVIEQALEPTRGPRIFVDCTASEEVSARYEELLASGAAVVAANKRAFSGSMARYRALTNPAAGGVRAYFETTVGAGLPVLRTISDLVATGDEIVSVEGVFSGTLGFVLGEVMAGQSFSEALAEARARGYTEPDPREDLSGQDVVRKLLIVARVAGMVIEPTDVSVELLLPGDGWQDGGIDAFMAKTRGVDETIAQRRASAIEQGRHLCFLGSVSREGATVGLTAVGPEHPCFGLRGTDNVVIIRTARYPTPVVVRGAGAGPEVTAAGVLADILAAVREFTK; the protein is encoded by the coding sequence GTGACTCCCTTACACGTACTCAAGTTCGGCGGCACGTCGCTCGCTTCGGCTGAGCGCATCGGACGCGTGGGCCAGATCGTGACACGGGCAAACGAAGACGCCCGCGTCGTGGTTGTCGTCTCCGCCGTGGGTGGCGTGACGAACGACCTGACCGACGCCTCGGCGCTTGCTGCGCAGGGGGACGAAGCCTATCTGGCCGTGCTCGATCGCGTCATCGCTTCGCACGACGAGTTGCTGGCGTCGCTGGTGGCCGAGCAAGACCGCGAGCGAGTGCAGGCCGCGTACCGGGCCTGGGCCGAGGAGCTCGAGGACAGGCTCCACGGGATCTCGCTCGTGCGCGAGTGCACCGCGCGTACGCTCGACGCGGTACTGGCGTTCGGAGAGCTGGTCTCCTCAGCGCTGCTCGCCGCCACGCTACGGAAGTCGGGGATGGACGCCGAGGCGTGTGACGCCCGCGCTCTCATCGTCACTGACGATGCCTTCGGAAGCGCCCGGGTCGATCGGGAAGCGACCGCCGAACGCGTGCGAGGGCACTTCGCCGCGACCGACACGATGCAAGTAGTCACGGGCTTCATCGCCTCCAGCCCCGATGGCGAGACCACGACATTGGGCAGGGGCGGCTCGGACTACACCGCCGCTCTTTTGGGAGCCGACCTGTCCGCGGACCGCCTCGAGATATGGACCGACGTCGACGGCGTGATGAGCGCCGATCCCAGGCTCGTGCCGCAGGCATTCCCCTTGGCGGAGCTGTCGTACGAGGAACTCATGGAGCTGTCGCACTTCGGGGCCAAGGTCGTCTTTCCGCCGTCGGTTCATCCGGCCCGGGAGCGGCGGATCCCCCTCGTCATCCGCAACACGTTCAACGTCGAGTTCGACGGCACCCATGTTGGCGAGGATGCGGCGGCAGCGACGGCAGGACCGGTGCGCGGGATCTCATCGATCAACGACGTCGCGCTGCTACGCCTGGAGGGGGACGGGATGGTGGGCGTGCCCGGCGTGGCCGCACGGCTCTTCCAGGCTCTGGCCCGCGACGAGATAAGCGTCATCCTCATCAGCCAGGCGTCGAGCGAACACTCGATCTGCTTCGCGGTGTCCCCGGCCTCGGTCGCGCGCGCACGTAAGAGCGTGGAGGACGAGTTCAGTCTGGAGCGGACCGTTGGCATCATCGAAGATCTCATCGTCGAGGAAGATCTCTCGATCATCGCCGCCGTCGGCGAAGCAATGCGTGACACCCCGGGTATCGCAGGCCGGCTCTTCTCCGTGCTGGGTGAGTGTGGAGTCAACGTTCACGCGATCGCGCAGGGCTCCTCGGAGCTCAACATCTCGGTCGTCGTGGCGAAGTCTGACGAGGTCCGGGCGCTCCAGGCGCTTCACGACGCCTTCTTCCAGCCGCGTGCGTCGACCGCGCGGGTTTTTCTGGCTGGCGTGGGCAACGTGGGCGCAGCACTCCTGACCCAGATCGAAGAGATGGCGGATAGGTGTGACAAGCGAGGGGGGACGGTGCTTCGCTTGGTCGGGGTCGCGAGCAGCCGGCGTGGCCTACTCGACGGGAGCGGAGTCCCGATCGCCGACTGGCAGCGGCAGTTGGAAGGGAGCGACCGCCCGGCCGACGCCGTCATCGAACAGGCGCTCGAGCCCACCAGGGGCCCCAGGATCTTCGTGGACTGCACCGCCAGCGAAGAGGTCTCCGCGCGGTATGAGGAGCTCTTGGCCTCGGGGGCCGCCGTCGTCGCAGCTAACAAGCGCGCCTTCTCCGGTTCGATGGCTCGTTATCGGGCGCTCACGAATCCGGCAGCGGGCGGTGTGCGTGCCTACTTCGAGACGACTGTCGGCGCCGGGCTCCCTGTCCTACGCACCATCAGCGACCTCGTGGCGACAGGTGACGAGATCGTGTCGGTGGAGGGTGTGTTCTCGGGCACGCTCGGCTTCGTGCTCGGCGAGGTCATGGCGGGACAGAGCTTCAGCGAGGCGCTTGCCGAAGCTCGCGCGCGCGGGTACACCGAGCCCGATCCCAGGGAAGATCTGTCCGGGCAGGACGTGGTCAGAAAGCTACTCATCGTCGCGCGGGTCGCAGGCATGGTCATCGAGCCCACGGACGTCAGCGTGGAGTTGCTCCTGCCCGGAGACGGATGGCAGGACGGTGGTATCGACGCGTTCATGGCGAAGACGCGGGGGGTCGACGAGACCATCGCTCAGCGGCGGGCCAGTGCGATCGAGCAAGGACGACACCTCTGCTTCCTGGGCTCGGTCTCACGGGAAGGCGCGACGGTTGGTCTTACCGCTGTCGGCCCCGAGCACCCCTGCTTCGGGCTCCGGGGCACGGACAACGTCGTTATCATCCGCACGGCGCGGTATCCGACTCCCGTTGTGGTCAGGGGTGCCGGCGCGGGTCCGGAGGTCACGGCGGCGGGTGTCCTTGCCGATATTCTGGCAGCGGTTAGAGAGTTCACGAAGTAG
- the asd gene encoding aspartate-semialdehyde dehydrogenase, whose amino-acid sequence MVMPLTGRIPVAVLGATGSVGQRMLALLDGHPWFRLGSVTASERSAGRVYGEVARWVLPTPIPEEVAGMEVRATGPALEERLLFSALDASVAGSVETEYAERGHVVVSNARNHRMDPDVPLLVPEVNPDHLDLVARQSFGGGAIITNPNCSTIGMVLALAPLHQAFGVERVNVVTLQAISGAGIPGVAGLQIVDNVVPFISGEEEKLETEPLKILGELADGLVAPAPLTVSAQCNRVPVVDGHTLCISVELGRAVSAEAIIDAWDSFRGEPTALGLPSAPSRPVVYVDEPDQPQPRMHRDLGNGMAVAVGRLRPCALLDWKFVTTSHNTVRGAAGGALLCAELAVARRAVEGLRDFKGGSL is encoded by the coding sequence ATGGTGATGCCACTGACGGGGCGAATCCCGGTAGCGGTGCTGGGCGCCACTGGCAGCGTAGGACAGCGGATGCTGGCGTTGCTCGACGGGCACCCGTGGTTCCGATTGGGCTCGGTAACGGCCTCGGAGCGATCCGCCGGGCGTGTCTACGGGGAAGTGGCACGCTGGGTCCTTCCGACGCCGATCCCTGAGGAAGTCGCGGGCATGGAGGTGCGCGCGACGGGTCCGGCGCTGGAGGAGCGGCTGCTCTTCTCCGCGCTCGACGCGTCGGTTGCCGGGTCGGTCGAGACGGAGTACGCGGAGCGGGGTCACGTGGTGGTGTCGAACGCCCGGAACCACCGCATGGATCCGGACGTGCCGTTGCTCGTGCCCGAGGTCAACCCGGATCATCTGGATCTGGTGGCGCGCCAGTCGTTCGGAGGTGGAGCGATCATCACCAACCCGAACTGCTCTACGATCGGCATGGTGCTCGCGCTTGCGCCGCTTCACCAGGCGTTCGGCGTAGAACGCGTGAACGTGGTCACGCTGCAAGCGATTTCTGGCGCCGGCATTCCAGGTGTCGCCGGCCTCCAGATCGTGGACAACGTCGTCCCTTTCATCTCCGGTGAAGAAGAGAAGCTGGAGACCGAGCCTCTGAAGATTCTCGGTGAGCTGGCGGACGGGCTCGTCGCGCCGGCGCCGCTGACCGTGAGCGCCCAGTGCAACCGGGTGCCTGTCGTGGACGGCCACACGCTGTGTATTTCGGTCGAGCTCGGTCGCGCGGTCAGCGCCGAGGCGATCATCGACGCGTGGGATTCGTTCCGAGGCGAGCCGACCGCGCTGGGACTCCCGTCCGCTCCTTCGCGTCCCGTCGTCTACGTCGATGAGCCCGATCAGCCTCAGCCCCGGATGCATCGAGATCTCGGCAATGGCATGGCGGTGGCGGTCGGAAGGCTTCGCCCTTGCGCGTTGCTCGACTGGAAGTTCGTGACGACTTCGCACAACACGGTCCGTGGAGCGGCGGGCGGTGCGCTGCTGTGTGCTGAGCTGGCGGTGGCGCGGCGCGCGGTGGAGGGTCTTCGTGACTTCAAAGGAGGATCGCTATGA
- a CDS encoding beta-lactamase family protein has protein sequence MKVTTPIAVRVAIATIVAVGFFPPTLAGQQVRTLSYGEPEDVGMSSAGLAAAVEMYQEAVQRGELVGAVILVARKGRVVLHEAMGWRDKEERLPMERNTMFRMASNTKPVVATAIAQLVEQDALDYADAVSEYIPEWDNHQAGSITIGQLLSHAAGLRISSLFLKPLAENSTLQREAARFGSVGAAAPPGESYSYSNPGYNTLGALVELASGELLEAYLEAAIYEPLDMVDSYNHRAGHQLEGKLDRMGAAYYRRGADGQWEPGGTPGGPVAYPFARASGGMISTAWDYAVFAQMFLNGGIYDGVRILQPETVELMTTSKIGTSGGGGYGYGWRITDGTYSHGGSDGTDAWIDPEREIIGLVFTQTPRGRPSVSDFRRLINRSIEGG, from the coding sequence ATGAAAGTGACCACACCCATCGCGGTGCGAGTCGCGATCGCCACAATCGTAGCGGTGGGATTCTTCCCACCGACCCTCGCCGGCCAGCAGGTCCGCACGCTCTCGTATGGCGAGCCTGAAGATGTCGGCATGTCATCGGCGGGTTTGGCCGCGGCCGTGGAGATGTACCAGGAAGCTGTCCAGCGCGGGGAGCTCGTGGGCGCCGTGATCTTGGTCGCCCGCAAGGGGCGGGTGGTGCTGCATGAAGCAATGGGGTGGAGAGACAAGGAAGAGCGCCTCCCCATGGAGCGGAATACCATGTTCCGCATGGCTTCCAACACCAAGCCAGTGGTGGCCACCGCGATCGCGCAGCTGGTGGAGCAGGACGCACTCGACTACGCCGACGCGGTGAGCGAGTACATCCCGGAGTGGGACAATCACCAGGCGGGCTCCATCACGATCGGGCAGCTCCTCTCCCACGCCGCCGGTCTGCGCATCAGCAGCCTGTTCCTCAAGCCGTTGGCGGAGAACTCCACGCTTCAGCGAGAGGCGGCCCGCTTCGGGTCCGTCGGCGCAGCCGCCCCCCCGGGTGAGAGCTACAGCTACAGCAACCCGGGCTACAACACCTTGGGGGCGCTGGTTGAGCTCGCCTCGGGCGAGTTGCTCGAGGCCTATCTCGAGGCCGCGATCTACGAACCGCTCGACATGGTGGACAGCTACAACCACCGAGCGGGTCACCAACTCGAGGGGAAGCTCGACCGGATGGGAGCGGCCTACTATCGGCGGGGCGCCGACGGCCAGTGGGAGCCTGGCGGGACTCCCGGCGGTCCGGTGGCGTACCCGTTCGCGAGGGCTTCGGGTGGCATGATCTCCACCGCCTGGGACTATGCCGTCTTCGCGCAGATGTTCTTGAACGGCGGCATCTACGACGGCGTACGGATCCTCCAGCCGGAGACGGTGGAACTCATGACGACATCCAAAATCGGGACCTCCGGCGGAGGGGGCTACGGGTATGGCTGGCGCATCACCGATGGCACGTACAGTCACGGCGGCTCCGACGGAACAGACGCGTGGATCGATCCCGAGCGCGAGATCATTGGCCTGGTTTTCACTCAGACCCCTCGCGGGCGTCCCTCGGTGAGCGACTTTCGCCGCCTGATCAATCGTTCGATCGAGGGGGGATGA
- a CDS encoding beta-lactamase family protein produces MVRKATLALGLCTLLAAPLAGQPLPVAEPEEVGLSSVRLQRIGEVFQGYVDDGRIAGAIGMVARRGRLVYVDQWGSRDMAAGDALEVDDIFRIFSMTKPITSVAVMMLHEEGHFFLSDPIGRFIPELSQLRVAQLAGQPSPDDIPTERARRAVTIQDLLRHTSGLSYGIFSNTAVDQLYRRQNVLGQATIADMVTELSQIPLVYQPGTQWNYSVSADVLGRLVEVVSGQPFDVFLRERIFEPLGMVDTGFFVPASKRDRLSRLYGHTGPERSLALGDTTGYTEAVTMFSGGGGLAGTAADYLRFAQMLLNGGELEGVRILGRKTIELMTVDHLGDVPTSWLSPGWGFGLGFTVRKQAGLDGMSGSVGEFYWFGVAGTSFWVDPVEELIGVFMIQIRPSRDIAFRNQFKKLVYQALIG; encoded by the coding sequence ATGGTTCGTAAAGCGACGCTCGCTCTCGGACTCTGCACTCTCCTCGCCGCTCCTCTGGCGGGACAGCCCTTGCCGGTCGCCGAGCCCGAAGAAGTCGGCCTATCGTCGGTGCGCTTGCAGCGAATCGGTGAGGTCTTCCAAGGTTATGTGGACGACGGTCGCATCGCGGGCGCGATCGGCATGGTGGCGAGGCGGGGTCGACTCGTGTACGTCGACCAGTGGGGTAGCCGCGACATGGCGGCTGGAGACGCCCTCGAGGTGGACGACATCTTCCGCATCTTCTCGATGACCAAGCCGATCACGAGCGTGGCGGTCATGATGCTGCACGAAGAAGGGCACTTTTTCTTGTCCGACCCGATCGGTCGGTTCATCCCCGAGCTCTCTCAGCTCCGTGTGGCGCAGCTCGCCGGACAGCCGTCCCCCGACGACATCCCCACCGAGCGCGCGCGCCGCGCCGTCACGATCCAGGACCTTCTGCGACACACGTCGGGACTCAGTTACGGGATCTTCTCGAACACGGCGGTCGACCAACTCTACCGGCGCCAGAACGTCCTGGGCCAGGCAACGATCGCGGACATGGTGACCGAGTTGAGCCAGATCCCGCTCGTCTATCAGCCCGGTACCCAGTGGAACTACAGCGTGTCGGCAGACGTGCTCGGTCGGCTGGTGGAGGTCGTGTCAGGTCAGCCGTTCGACGTCTTCCTCCGGGAGCGCATCTTCGAGCCTCTCGGCATGGTGGACACCGGCTTTTTCGTGCCGGCCTCGAAGCGCGACCGCTTGAGCCGCCTGTACGGGCACACCGGCCCAGAGCGCTCGTTGGCGCTGGGTGATACGACCGGGTATACGGAGGCGGTCACGATGTTCTCCGGTGGGGGTGGCCTCGCGGGTACGGCGGCGGACTACCTGCGCTTCGCGCAGATGCTCCTCAACGGTGGCGAGTTGGAGGGCGTTCGGATCCTGGGCCGCAAGACGATCGAGCTGATGACGGTCGACCATCTCGGCGACGTGCCGACCAGCTGGCTCTCCCCGGGTTGGGGCTTCGGTCTCGGCTTCACGGTGAGGAAGCAGGCGGGTCTCGACGGGATGTCGGGGTCGGTGGGCGAATTCTACTGGTTTGGAGTAGCCGGGACCTCGTTCTGGGTGGATCCGGTGGAGGAGTTGATCGGCGTCTTCATGATTCAGATCCGCCCGAGCCGTGATATTGCCTTCCGCAACCAATTCAAGAAGCTGGTCTACCAGGCGTTGATCGGCTGA